A window of the Heliomicrobium gestii genome harbors these coding sequences:
- a CDS encoding PulJ/GspJ family protein produces the protein MEDWIDTMKAQALRLKDATAGMTLVEVVLAMTIASILLLMGMRLVNTTMSIVNTESHRLEGNSGVRWALSWMARDLRYGRNIRISAGGSRLDCQVYVENTSGDFYWTDVRYTLEAGAIERQEGADKKPLASGIESLRVTNMASPAGSVGAPIQIMVKQAGHRRNSHSFVELSTVVVPRGDIP, from the coding sequence ATGGAGGATTGGATAGATACGATGAAGGCGCAGGCCCTACGCCTAAAGGATGCGACAGCGGGGATGACCCTGGTCGAGGTGGTGTTGGCGATGACCATCGCGAGCATCCTGCTCTTGATGGGGATGCGACTGGTCAACACGACCATGTCCATCGTCAACACAGAAAGCCACCGCCTGGAAGGAAACAGCGGTGTTCGCTGGGCCCTGTCCTGGATGGCCCGGGACTTGCGCTACGGGCGAAACATCCGCATCTCCGCAGGCGGCAGCCGTCTCGATTGTCAGGTCTATGTGGAGAACACGTCAGGAGACTTTTACTGGACCGATGTCCGGTATACCCTGGAGGCTGGCGCCATTGAACGGCAGGAAGGCGCCGATAAGAAACCGCTCGCCTCAGGCATCGAATCATTGCGTGTCACCAATATGGCTTCGCCCGCCGGCTCGGTCGGAGCGCCCATTCAAATAATGGTAAAGCAGGCCGGTCACAGAAGGAACTCTCATTCCTTCGTCGAACTGTCTACCGTAGTCGTTCCTCGCGGGGATATTCCGTAA
- the aroQ gene encoding type II 3-dehydroquinate dehydratase — translation MLLNGPNLNLLGRREPAQYGTTTLREIEEAVSELGRSWNWEVVCFQSNHEGALIDCIHNACGRVDLIIINPGAYTHTSIALRDAIVGVAIPVIEVHLSNIHAREAFRHHSFIAPIAVGQIAGFGADGYRLAMEAARHYLTVRKGVPV, via the coding sequence TTGCTGCTCAACGGTCCCAACCTGAATCTGCTGGGCCGTCGTGAACCGGCCCAGTATGGAACGACCACGCTGAGGGAGATCGAGGAAGCCGTCAGCGAACTCGGCCGGAGTTGGAACTGGGAGGTCGTCTGTTTTCAGTCGAACCATGAAGGCGCATTGATCGACTGTATCCACAACGCCTGCGGGCGAGTGGATCTGATCATCATCAACCCGGGCGCTTACACCCATACCTCCATCGCCTTGCGGGACGCCATCGTTGGCGTCGCCATTCCCGTGATCGAGGTGCACCTCAGCAACATCCACGCCCGGGAAGCCTTCCGTCACCACTCCTTCATCGCGCCCATCGCCGTCGGCCAGATCGCCGGTTTTGGCGCCGACGGGTACCGGCTGGCCATGGAAGCGGCCCGTCATTACCTGACGGTCCGGAAGGGGGTGCCGGTGTGA
- a CDS encoding TldD/PmbA family protein yields the protein MDDLRDVLQIALRQGADFADIFIEKKSVNGIGCEDNKIERINSGIDIGAGIRVIAGDSTAYAYTNDLSLDGLGHAAQVASHAARGGASSRSIDLSRRSSPVEMVIASRPEQVALEDKVEQVLRANRHARAIDDRIKQVTVGYGDVVQEVTIANSEGDYVEDERIRTRFVVHAVAADGAVIQTGYEALGGAKGFEIFEERDPEALAQAAVDRALLMLTAKPAPSGKMPVVMSSAAGGTMVHEACGHGLEADLVQKGLSVYAGKEGQEVASPLVTVIDDGTIAGKYGTLRFDDEGTPGQKNVLIEKGVLKGFMHDRFTAGKDKCSPTGNGRRESYQHKPIPRMTNTLIASGDEIPEKIIKDTKRGLFVKKMGGGQVNTTNGDFVFDVAEGYLIENGEIGAAVRGATLTGNGPEVLRRIDRVGNDLGFAIGTCGKDGQGAPVSDAQPTLRITSLIVGGTGAAASGDDDEATAVAPAGGSGGVGGELRRLSPFELLNHPAGRIRRL from the coding sequence ATGGACGATCTGCGGGATGTGCTTCAAATCGCCCTGCGCCAGGGCGCCGATTTTGCCGATATCTTTATCGAAAAAAAATCGGTCAACGGGATCGGCTGTGAGGACAACAAGATCGAGCGGATCAACTCGGGGATCGATATCGGCGCGGGCATCCGTGTCATCGCCGGTGATTCGACGGCCTACGCCTATACGAACGATTTGAGTCTCGACGGCCTCGGTCATGCCGCCCAGGTGGCCAGCCATGCCGCTCGCGGGGGTGCGTCGTCTCGTTCCATCGATCTTTCGCGGCGCTCTTCGCCGGTGGAAATGGTCATTGCGTCGCGGCCGGAGCAGGTGGCACTGGAGGACAAGGTCGAGCAGGTGCTGCGGGCCAATCGCCATGCCCGGGCCATTGATGACCGGATCAAACAGGTGACTGTCGGTTACGGCGACGTCGTTCAGGAAGTGACCATCGCCAACTCGGAAGGCGACTACGTTGAGGATGAGCGGATCCGCACTCGCTTTGTCGTCCACGCTGTGGCCGCCGATGGCGCTGTCATCCAGACGGGCTACGAGGCGCTGGGCGGCGCCAAGGGGTTCGAGATCTTCGAAGAGCGCGACCCCGAGGCGCTGGCCCAAGCTGCCGTTGACCGGGCGCTGTTGATGCTGACGGCTAAGCCGGCCCCATCGGGCAAGATGCCCGTCGTGATGTCCAGCGCTGCCGGCGGCACGATGGTTCATGAGGCCTGCGGCCACGGACTGGAGGCCGATCTGGTGCAAAAAGGGCTCTCCGTCTACGCCGGCAAGGAGGGTCAGGAAGTGGCGTCTCCCTTGGTGACGGTCATCGATGATGGCACGATCGCCGGCAAGTACGGAACCCTTCGTTTTGACGACGAGGGAACGCCGGGACAGAAAAATGTGCTGATTGAAAAGGGCGTCCTGAAGGGGTTCATGCATGATCGTTTCACCGCGGGGAAGGATAAATGTTCCCCGACCGGCAACGGCCGGCGCGAGTCCTACCAGCACAAGCCCATTCCGCGCATGACCAACACCCTGATCGCCTCGGGCGATGAGATCCCGGAGAAGATCATCAAAGATACCAAGCGCGGCCTCTTCGTCAAGAAGATGGGCGGCGGCCAGGTCAACACGACCAACGGTGACTTCGTTTTCGACGTCGCCGAGGGGTATCTGATTGAAAACGGCGAGATCGGCGCGGCGGTGCGCGGCGCTACCCTGACAGGCAACGGTCCGGAGGTGCTGCGACGGATCGACCGCGTCGGCAACGACCTCGGCTTTGCCATCGGCACCTGCGGCAAAGACGGACAGGGGGCGCCCGTGTCGGATGCGCAGCCGACACTTCGCATCACCTCCCTGATCGTGGGAGGAACCGGCGCCGCAGCGAGCGGAGACGACGATGAGGCGACGGCTGTCGCGCCTGCCGGCGGAAGCGGCGGTGTTGGCGGCGAGCTGCGCCGTCTGTCCCCTTTTGAATTGTTGAACCATCCCGCCGGCCGAATCCGGCGTCTGTAA
- the gspM gene encoding type II secretion system protein GspM: MEVLLDWFVARTRREQILLRMATVTALAAVAYTLLFEPLWGRYQTNAERLHTAKAMAERFRSDEAKAAAEKIRSPIGADSLKVLANGSDGASLVSAIAKAAEASHVTIRRVSGDGMAADGHGETRRLRRRAFTVMIDGDYRKLRDFLKALEAREPGLYVQALVWVAPEGRRSSERSAREREGLLNKERWTEAAALLQQLKEKTDDRWTAGHVGPENAGTDSSETDSAGKEALLTDGAGQRGGRGGGVREGEGPEERLSAAPSMLAGLRLVFFSLDHAGERAEGEDKMRDSLVEPKKSAEKSGR; this comes from the coding sequence ATGGAGGTCCTCCTTGACTGGTTTGTCGCCAGAACCCGCCGTGAGCAGATCCTTTTGCGCATGGCGACAGTGACGGCGCTGGCTGCCGTTGCCTACACGCTTCTCTTTGAACCCCTGTGGGGTCGGTATCAGACGAATGCGGAACGGTTGCATACAGCCAAGGCAATGGCAGAACGGTTTCGGTCCGACGAGGCGAAAGCGGCGGCTGAGAAAATCCGTTCCCCTATCGGCGCGGATTCGTTGAAGGTTTTGGCCAATGGATCAGACGGGGCCAGCCTGGTGTCGGCGATCGCCAAGGCGGCAGAGGCGTCCCATGTGACGATCCGGAGGGTGAGCGGTGACGGGATGGCCGCCGATGGCCATGGTGAGACGAGGCGGCTGCGCCGGCGCGCTTTTACGGTGATGATCGACGGGGATTATCGAAAACTGCGCGATTTTTTGAAGGCCTTGGAAGCAAGGGAACCGGGGCTTTATGTACAGGCCCTTGTCTGGGTTGCTCCGGAGGGGCGCCGGTCAAGCGAGCGGAGCGCCCGGGAGCGGGAGGGGTTGTTGAATAAGGAGCGTTGGACCGAGGCGGCGGCGTTGTTGCAGCAACTGAAAGAGAAGACAGATGATCGATGGACGGCGGGCCATGTCGGTCCAGAAAACGCCGGGACGGACAGTTCTGAGACGGATAGCGCTGGGAAGGAAGCACTCCTTACAGACGGCGCCGGTCAAAGAGGCGGACGTGGGGGAGGTGTAAGGGAAGGGGAAGGCCCGGAGGAACGTCTGTCGGCGGCGCCGTCCATGCTCGCCGGATTGCGGCTGGTCTTTTTCTCGCTCGATCATGCGGGGGAACGAGCAGAGGGGGAGGACAAGATGAGAGATTCGCTAGTTGAGCCGAAAAAGAGCGCCGAGAAGAGCGGGAGATGA
- a CDS encoding TldD/PmbA family protein has translation MSQIAMRELARQMVERAQAKGANQSEAYGLDSKELSIDVSKGIVETMKLAEDRGIGIRVFQNGKMGYSFTSDLSETALEATVDRALANARWNAEDRFRGLPGKAEAYPEVNTHDPAIAGIPVERKIELAKTIEATAKAVDPRIKIIERSSYSDAEYRVTIINSQGVDAAYQGAYCGGYAYLVAEENGESQTGFSLSYGLSFDGIDPQKIGKEAAEKALRMLGAKPLSSRRAPVVFDPYVATQFLGILAPSLTAEAVQKGKSLFAGKKGQKIAAAEVTIIDDGRMEGRILSAPFDGEGVPTSRTVLIDQGSLEAFLHNTYTAAKEGAASTGNGSRGSFRGTPEVGTTNFYLQAGERPPDELIGEIESGFYVTEVMGMHTANPISGDFSVGAAGLLIEQGRLTRPVRGVAIAGNLLDWLTGIDGVGSDLTFFIGKGAPTLRAKEMAISGA, from the coding sequence GTGAGTCAAATCGCGATGCGGGAACTGGCCCGCCAGATGGTGGAACGGGCACAGGCCAAGGGCGCCAACCAGTCCGAAGCCTACGGCCTTGACTCGAAAGAACTGTCCATCGATGTCTCCAAGGGCATCGTGGAGACGATGAAGCTGGCCGAGGATCGCGGCATCGGCATTCGCGTCTTTCAGAATGGGAAAATGGGCTACTCCTTTACGTCCGACTTGTCGGAAACGGCGCTGGAGGCCACGGTGGACCGGGCGCTGGCGAATGCCCGCTGGAACGCCGAGGATCGCTTCCGGGGATTGCCCGGCAAAGCGGAAGCCTATCCCGAGGTGAATACGCACGACCCGGCTATTGCTGGGATTCCAGTGGAACGAAAGATCGAACTGGCTAAAACGATCGAGGCGACGGCCAAGGCTGTCGATCCTCGAATCAAGATCATCGAACGGTCAAGCTACTCTGACGCCGAATACAGGGTGACGATCATCAACTCCCAGGGCGTCGACGCCGCCTACCAGGGGGCGTACTGCGGCGGCTACGCCTACCTCGTGGCTGAGGAAAACGGTGAGAGCCAGACCGGGTTCTCTCTTTCGTACGGCTTGAGCTTTGACGGGATCGATCCGCAAAAGATCGGCAAAGAAGCGGCCGAAAAGGCGCTGCGCATGCTCGGCGCCAAGCCCCTGTCCTCCCGGCGCGCCCCTGTCGTCTTTGATCCCTATGTGGCGACCCAGTTTCTCGGCATCCTGGCGCCGTCGTTGACGGCGGAAGCCGTACAAAAGGGGAAATCGCTCTTTGCCGGGAAAAAGGGTCAGAAGATCGCCGCCGCCGAGGTGACCATCATCGACGACGGCCGCATGGAAGGGCGGATCCTCTCGGCGCCTTTTGACGGTGAAGGCGTGCCCACCTCCCGGACGGTGCTGATCGACCAGGGATCGCTGGAGGCGTTTCTGCACAACACCTACACGGCGGCCAAAGAGGGGGCGGCGTCGACCGGCAACGGATCGCGAGGGTCTTTCCGGGGGACGCCGGAGGTAGGGACGACGAACTTCTACCTCCAGGCGGGCGAGCGTCCGCCTGATGAGCTCATCGGCGAGATCGAATCGGGGTTCTATGTGACTGAGGTCATGGGCATGCACACCGCCAACCCGATTTCGGGCGATTTCTCTGTCGGCGCCGCCGGGCTCTTGATCGAGCAAGGCCGGTTGACGCGGCCGGTCCGAGGGGTGGCCATCGCCGGCAACCTCCTTGACTGGCTGACGGGAATTGACGGCGTGGGCAGCGATTTGACCTTCTTTATCGGCAAGGGCGCGCCGACGCTGCGCGCCAAAGAAATGGCCATCAGCGGCGCCTAA
- a CDS encoding GspE/PulE family protein yields MTFISNVRPSVATPWRSASEPDHRGVMKDVIFASKSADPALGDRDGQSWSGDPPSVVEMVEDMIARAARVRATDIHIDALETQSVVRFRVDGLLRDEQVLPKGLHGQVVSRIKVLARMDIAQRRIAQDGRIQVTLPDKQIDLRVSTLPTLFGEKCALRLLDKKQTPLQLDELGFQQGALETFQGLMRNTDGMILVTGPTGAGKTTTLYATVNAIKSPEKNIITIEDPVEYILSGINQVPVNAKAGIDFTGGLRAILRQDPDVILIGEIRDTETANIAVKAATTGHLVFSTLHTGDAAGAVGRLIDMGVEPFLVASAVSGIVAQRLVRRICRSCKASYHPPRSSPERIFLASGSRHADILYRGAGCSRCNQTGFDGRLAIHEVMILRSSLRELIMAKASADTIRAKAIEEGMAGIVADGMDKAIQGETTVQEIMRVAFRMDG; encoded by the coding sequence ATGACATTTATCTCCAATGTGCGTCCAAGCGTCGCCACGCCCTGGCGCTCGGCGTCGGAACCGGACCACCGAGGCGTCATGAAGGATGTGATCTTTGCATCGAAGAGCGCCGATCCGGCCTTGGGCGACAGAGACGGTCAAAGCTGGAGCGGCGATCCGCCTTCTGTCGTCGAAATGGTGGAGGATATGATCGCCCGGGCGGCCCGTGTACGGGCCACCGATATCCATATTGACGCGTTGGAGACGCAGAGTGTGGTCCGTTTTCGCGTCGACGGTTTGCTCCGTGATGAGCAGGTGCTGCCCAAGGGGCTCCACGGGCAGGTGGTCTCCCGGATCAAGGTGCTCGCCCGCATGGATATCGCTCAGCGGCGCATCGCCCAGGATGGCCGGATACAGGTCACTTTACCGGACAAGCAGATCGACCTGCGTGTCTCTACATTGCCGACCCTGTTCGGGGAAAAGTGCGCCCTCCGGCTGCTGGACAAGAAACAGACTCCCCTGCAACTGGATGAGTTGGGATTCCAACAAGGCGCCCTCGAGACCTTTCAGGGGCTGATGCGCAACACCGACGGCATGATCCTGGTGACCGGCCCCACTGGAGCGGGGAAGACAACGACGCTCTATGCGACAGTGAACGCCATCAAGAGCCCCGAAAAAAACATTATCACGATTGAGGATCCCGTGGAATACATCCTCAGCGGGATCAACCAGGTGCCGGTCAACGCCAAAGCGGGCATCGATTTTACGGGCGGCTTGCGGGCGATCCTGCGCCAAGACCCCGATGTGATCCTGATTGGGGAGATTCGAGACACAGAGACGGCCAATATCGCTGTGAAAGCGGCAACAACGGGCCATCTTGTGTTTTCGACGCTGCATACAGGCGATGCTGCCGGCGCGGTCGGACGGCTGATCGACATGGGGGTGGAGCCCTTTCTCGTCGCCTCTGCCGTTTCCGGCATCGTGGCCCAGCGGTTGGTCCGGCGGATCTGCCGGTCCTGCAAGGCGAGCTACCATCCGCCGCGATCATCGCCGGAGCGTATCTTTTTGGCGAGCGGGAGCAGACACGCCGACATCCTGTACAGGGGTGCCGGCTGCAGCCGCTGCAACCAAACGGGTTTTGACGGGCGTCTGGCCATCCATGAGGTGATGATCCTCCGTTCGAGCCTGCGCGAGTTGATCATGGCCAAGGCCAGCGCCGACACGATCCGCGCCAAAGCCATCGAAGAGGGCATGGCGGGGATCGTCGCCGACGGGATGGACAAGGCGATCCAGGGAGAGACGACGGTGCAGGAGATCATGCGGGTCGCCTTTCGGATGGACGGATAA
- a CDS encoding GspH/FimT family protein, translated as MADIPGREDVLVEQYSRSLAQQSVDVRGYTLVEITLVLALLGILLLIGGPLLTRWNGQVSLESAARQVQVDLLSARDKAVLEQRTVALVFTLDSSKYRITYSDDERVSQSRTLPGGVVVQTTSFNVNTAFYRNTFIFAADGRAGKPNMGGTVMLRGPNGRNRYVIVSRNGRVRIDSTPPPSGEIPW; from the coding sequence TTGGCAGATATCCCAGGTCGAGAGGACGTCCTTGTTGAGCAGTACTCGCGTTCCTTAGCCCAGCAGAGCGTTGATGTGAGAGGCTATACACTGGTCGAGATTACCCTTGTTCTGGCTTTGCTCGGTATCCTTTTGCTGATTGGCGGTCCTTTGTTGACGCGCTGGAACGGTCAGGTTTCCTTAGAATCGGCTGCCCGTCAGGTGCAGGTCGATCTGCTATCCGCCAGGGACAAGGCGGTGTTGGAGCAACGGACGGTCGCCCTGGTTTTCACCTTGGACAGTTCCAAGTACCGCATCACCTACAGCGATGATGAGCGGGTCAGCCAGAGCCGGACCTTGCCGGGCGGTGTCGTCGTTCAAACGACCAGTTTTAACGTCAATACCGCCTTTTACCGAAACACCTTCATCTTCGCCGCCGACGGACGGGCCGGGAAGCCCAACATGGGCGGCACGGTCATGCTGCGGGGACCGAATGGACGCAACCGCTATGTCATCGTCTCGCGGAACGGGCGGGTGCGCATCGATTCGACGCCGCCGCCGAGCGGCGAGATCCCGTGGTGA
- a CDS encoding aminopeptidase P family protein, whose protein sequence is MTGSVQPRLAQLRQRWDGAIDALLILSPENRRYLSGFTGTAGFLLVDREGQWLATDFRYWEQAAQQAPQWTLLRQRGAWTETLQEAVADRGWRNIAVESDVVTLEQQQKLEKVLPDIQWVSRKGMVESLRVVKDQAEQAAITGAAALADRGFQHILGWMKPGMTERDVALELEFFLRREGAQAVSFEFIVASGQRSALPHGVASDKVIEAGDLLTLDFGCILDGYCSDMTRTVVFGRPTAEQRKVYDTVLEAQERALAAIAPGKSGRAIDRIARDVIEQAGYGERFGHGLGHGVGLVVHENPRLSTLSEDILEPGHVVTVEPGIYIPGWGGVRIEDLVIVTADGNRNLTSSPKKELLIL, encoded by the coding sequence GTGACGGGATCAGTCCAGCCCCGCCTCGCCCAGTTGCGGCAACGATGGGATGGGGCCATCGACGCGCTCCTGATCCTGTCGCCTGAAAACCGGCGCTATCTCTCCGGCTTCACGGGGACGGCTGGCTTTTTGCTCGTCGACCGGGAAGGCCAGTGGCTGGCGACGGATTTTCGCTACTGGGAGCAGGCGGCCCAGCAGGCGCCCCAGTGGACGCTGCTCCGGCAAAGAGGCGCCTGGACGGAAACGCTCCAGGAGGCAGTCGCCGATCGGGGCTGGCGAAACATCGCTGTTGAGAGCGATGTGGTCACCCTGGAACAGCAGCAGAAACTGGAAAAGGTTTTGCCGGATATCCAATGGGTTTCCCGCAAGGGCATGGTGGAGTCGTTGCGGGTTGTCAAGGATCAAGCGGAGCAGGCGGCGATCACCGGCGCAGCGGCGCTGGCTGATCGGGGCTTTCAACATATTTTGGGTTGGATGAAGCCGGGGATGACTGAACGGGACGTAGCCCTGGAACTGGAGTTTTTTCTCCGGCGGGAGGGCGCTCAAGCGGTGTCCTTCGAGTTTATCGTCGCCTCGGGTCAGCGGTCCGCCTTGCCCCACGGCGTCGCCTCGGACAAGGTGATCGAGGCGGGGGACTTGCTTACCCTCGACTTCGGCTGCATCCTCGACGGGTACTGTTCCGATATGACCCGAACAGTCGTCTTTGGCCGGCCGACGGCAGAGCAGCGCAAGGTCTACGATACGGTTCTTGAGGCGCAGGAACGGGCATTGGCCGCCATCGCGCCGGGAAAAAGCGGGCGGGCCATCGACCGGATCGCCCGGGATGTGATCGAGCAGGCCGGCTATGGCGAGCGCTTCGGCCATGGCCTCGGCCATGGCGTTGGGCTCGTTGTCCACGAAAACCCGCGTTTGTCCACCCTGTCCGAGGACATCCTCGAGCCGGGTCATGTGGTCACCGTCGAACCGGGGATTTACATTCCCGGCTGGGGCGGCGTCCGCATCGAGGACCTGGTCATCGTCACGGCCGACGGCAACCGCAACCTGACATCATCACCGAAAAAAGAACTGCTCATCCTGTAA
- a CDS encoding type II secretion system F family protein, with the protein MPVFAYKVRDRAGNVEVGLLQASSEKSALQDLQASGRFVIDLRRQEERWRLAAGSFLAAASLRWSRPVDARDLARFCRQMAALVDAGIPLVAALSMASRRLTPPALKGAAQRISVSVAQGQTLISVLEQQRHVFPELFIRLVEMGEMAGVLDQVLHRLADHYEKESTLMRKIRSALLYPALVLLTAGGSTLFFLFYVIPAYTQLLYSLGVELPAITRFVVTLAGLIQEWGLWLIPLGALGLYGIRRRIRSDLLRIPLEKALFKFPLLGGVIHRAAISRISRSLSILIGSGVPIVQALVIVEKLALYRSLAAAVRRVRSGVGQGHSLHQRMEQSDLFPPEFVHLVYIGEESGALDVLLEKGADYFDADVDGAVTGLTVLLEPALLVLVAGVVGFLALSLLMPLFAAIDRPL; encoded by the coding sequence ATGCCGGTTTTTGCCTACAAGGTGCGGGATCGGGCGGGGAATGTCGAGGTCGGTCTGTTGCAGGCATCCTCGGAAAAGTCAGCCCTCCAGGATTTGCAAGCGTCGGGTCGCTTTGTCATCGACCTGCGCCGCCAAGAGGAGCGATGGCGGTTGGCGGCGGGGTCTTTCCTGGCCGCTGCGTCGTTGAGGTGGTCGCGGCCTGTGGACGCCCGCGATTTGGCGCGGTTTTGCCGGCAGATGGCTGCGCTGGTCGACGCCGGCATCCCCTTGGTCGCGGCTTTGTCCATGGCTTCGAGACGACTGACGCCGCCGGCGCTCAAAGGGGCGGCCCAGCGGATCAGCGTTTCTGTCGCCCAGGGACAGACGCTGATCAGCGTCTTGGAGCAGCAGCGCCATGTTTTTCCCGAGTTGTTTATCCGCCTTGTCGAAATGGGTGAGATGGCGGGCGTTTTAGATCAGGTCCTCCACCGGCTCGCCGATCACTATGAAAAGGAATCGACATTGATGCGAAAGATCCGGTCGGCCTTGTTGTACCCAGCGCTGGTTCTGCTGACAGCCGGCGGGTCGACACTGTTTTTTCTATTCTATGTCATCCCCGCCTATACTCAGTTGTTGTACAGCCTGGGTGTCGAGTTGCCGGCGATCACCCGCTTTGTCGTCACGCTGGCAGGGCTCATTCAGGAATGGGGGTTGTGGCTCATCCCCCTCGGGGCGCTGGGTCTCTATGGGATTCGCCGGCGTATTCGATCCGATCTTTTGCGCATACCGCTGGAGAAGGCGCTCTTCAAATTCCCACTCCTGGGCGGCGTCATCCACCGCGCCGCCATTTCGCGGATCAGCCGGAGTCTGAGCATTCTGATCGGGAGCGGCGTCCCCATCGTGCAGGCGCTGGTGATCGTGGAAAAGCTGGCTCTCTATCGAAGTCTGGCCGCAGCCGTACGAAGGGTGCGCAGCGGTGTCGGTCAAGGTCATTCCCTGCACCAAAGGATGGAGCAATCAGATCTCTTTCCGCCGGAGTTCGTCCACCTGGTCTATATTGGCGAGGAAAGCGGCGCCTTGGATGTGCTCCTGGAGAAAGGGGCCGACTATTTTGACGCCGACGTCGACGGCGCAGTGACAGGGCTGACGGTGCTGCTGGAACCGGCGTTGTTGGTTCTGGTGGCGGGGGTTGTCGGCTTTTTGGCCTTGTCACTGCTCATGCCGCTCTTTGCGGCCATCGACCGGCCGCTCTAG
- a CDS encoding type II secretion system protein GspG encodes MAPRRIQKRQGGFTLLEVMMVLALIGLMTLLFVPRLSAAPEKAKISSALNDVRAVEMAVRHYFIDQGKLPAAVDLQYANLLDKDFASLSPGGSNIWKDPWGTPYLYEPKNLWTAPSTARMVSYGPDRLPGGDDLSATFAIVEGKVTVTLSGF; translated from the coding sequence ATGGCGCCCCGTCGGATCCAGAAGCGTCAAGGGGGCTTTACGCTTCTGGAAGTGATGATGGTGTTGGCCCTCATTGGTCTGATGACGCTGTTGTTTGTTCCGAGGTTGTCGGCTGCGCCGGAAAAAGCCAAGATTTCTTCAGCTCTCAATGACGTTCGCGCCGTCGAAATGGCGGTCCGCCATTACTTCATCGACCAGGGGAAGCTGCCGGCGGCTGTCGATCTGCAGTACGCCAATCTGCTGGATAAGGATTTCGCCTCCCTTTCGCCAGGCGGTTCGAATATCTGGAAGGATCCCTGGGGAACGCCTTACCTGTATGAGCCCAAGAACCTCTGGACAGCGCCGTCGACGGCGCGGATGGTGTCCTATGGACCGGATCGCCTGCCCGGAGGGGACGATTTGTCGGCGACCTTCGCGATTGTGGAGGGTAAAGTCACCGTCACGCTGTCCGGATTTTAA
- a CDS encoding late competence development ComFB family protein: MLHNLMEGVVENFLDELLAQHPEVCRCDQCRMDIMAAALNRLPPRYVVTNKGEVYSKINMLLSQFHVDVIGAIAHGMMLVAKNPRHEKPEVTLDAAEPPRAGGDV; encoded by the coding sequence ATGCTCCACAACCTTATGGAAGGCGTCGTCGAGAACTTTCTCGATGAATTGCTGGCGCAACACCCCGAAGTCTGCCGTTGCGACCAGTGCCGGATGGATATCATGGCGGCGGCCTTGAACCGCCTCCCGCCGCGGTATGTCGTCACCAACAAAGGGGAAGTCTATTCCAAGATCAATATGCTGCTCAGCCAATTCCATGTCGACGTCATCGGCGCCATTGCCCATGGAATGATGCTCGTCGCCAAGAACCCTCGTCACGAGAAGCCGGAGGTCACCCTGGACGCGGCGGAACCGCCCCGCGCAGGTGGCGACGTATAA